In Methanofervidicoccus sp. A16, the sequence ACTCCCCAGAGGCCTTAGCAACCATCTTTGGATCTATTTCTTTGTTCTTTATGTGATCCTTCAACTGGGCAAAGAGGGTACGTCTTATCTTATCTGCATAGGCCCCCACTATTATATATCCAGAACTTAGTTTCATTTTATAACACCTTTTTTGTATTTTTTAATATTATAATAATTATTTTTATTATTATATAAAATTACCTTAGTTCCCATCAAAGTGATAATTAAAAGAATAATAAAAAATCATTAAATATCCTTAGGATCTTTCCAAATCCTTAGATAAAGATAGAAAATCCTATTCTGGTATCCACTATATTAGAAGGTATTCAGAGGACTATCCTCTCTAATCTTCTTTTTAAAATGGTATATCTGAGATTATAGAAGTTTTTATTTTAAACGTTATTCTTTATTTTTTATTTTTATTAATTTTTATAATTATTTTTATTATTCTTTAAATTATCCTTTTGATGGGAACTAAGGCATAAAAATTTTTTTATTTATCCCATATAGTTATATCCCCTTTCAAAGGCCATTAAGTTCTTCTCCTCAGTACCCTTTGGCACACTGTCCAATATCGCCTTTTTCATAGATTCCTTTGAAACTACTCCTGTTATTCTAACTAGTGCTCCGAGCATTACTATATTTGCCACTATCTTTAAACCTATATCCTTATAGGCTATATCTGTAAATGGAATCTTGTATAATTTTACATTCCCGTTGTAGAAGTTCTCAGGTACTGTAACTAAGTCCCTATCTACGATAACTGTACCTCCATCCTTTATATCCCTCCCGTACTTATCAAATGCCTGTTGAGACATACACACCAATATATCAGGTTTTATAACCTTAGGATAGTCGATCTCCTCCTCGGATATTACAACCTCTGACTTACTGGCACCTCCCCTCGCCTCAGGCCCGTAGGATTGTGTCTGTACTGCATTCTTACCGTCGTAGAGTGCTGCACTTCTCCCCAGTATCACACCTGCCAATACAATTCCCTGTCCTCCAAAACCAGATATTCTAACCTCCTTTCTCATCTTTTCCACCTTTAATTTCTATGCTCTTTGATAAGATTGATCATACCTTCTGCGAATTCTGGTTTCTCAATATCTAAGAACTCTCCAACTACTATTTTATCTCTTAATTCCTCTTCAGGTAGATTTTCAGCCTTTCTTATATGTATAGAGTGTTCCTTGATGTACTTCAGTATCTCTACAGCACTCCTCGAGATGTTGAACCTACCGTAGTATGTAGGACACTGGGCTATAACCTCGATGAAGGAGAAGCCCTTCTTAGTCAAACCCTTCTTTATACTGTTGGACAGTTGTATTGGATGGGTTGTAGTCCATCTAGCCACGTAGGTTGCACCTGCTGCCATGGCCAACTTACAGAGATCCATACTGTTCTCCACGTTTCCATAAGGTGCTGTAGTTGCCCTCTTCCCAGAGGGAGTAGTTGGAGAAACCTGCCCCCCAGTCATACCGTATATGTGGTTATTTACACAGATGACAGTTATATCTATGTTCCTCCTACAACCATGTATAAAGTGATTTCCACCTATAGCTGCCAGATCCCCATCCCCTGTGAATACAACAACCTTCTTATCTGGAAGTGCCAACTTCACTCCAGTTGCATAGGCTATAGGCCTTCCATGGGTTGTATGGAGGGAGTCACAGTATAGATATCCAGGTATCCTGGAGGAACACCCAATTCCAGAGAGTGCTATATAGTCTTCAGGTTTGATGTTCAACTTATCCAAGGCATTTGTAAAACAGTTTATTACAGTTCCAATTCCACAACCTGAACAGAAGATATGAGGTAATCTATCCTTCCTCATGTACTTTATACTTGGATGAACCACAATCTCACCTCTTTTAATAAAAATGTAAAAAAGTTAATTATCATTAATTATAAATTTTATTATTAATATATTTTTATTTATTTGGATAAACCCCTCATTACCACCGCATGGGAGAGTTCAAAGATGGCACCTCCCAACTCATTACCTATATCTTGAAGTTCTAAACAACTGATCTCTATCTTTTTACTCTGTATAGATATAACAACAGGTATAAATTTATAGGCGATCTCTACAATATCTACAGGTCTACAGAGTATCTCCACACCTATTAACCCATAGAATCCTAGATCTTTATAGGGCTCCTCCCTTTCCAACTCCTTAGTTATAACCTTATTTACAATGATATTATCCTTAAGGGAGAACAATACCCTCTTAACA encodes:
- a CDS encoding 2-oxoacid:ferredoxin oxidoreductase subunit beta; protein product: MRKDRLPHIFCSGCGIGTVINCFTNALDKLNIKPEDYIALSGIGCSSRIPGYLYCDSLHTTHGRPIAYATGVKLALPDKKVVVFTGDGDLAAIGGNHFIHGCRRNIDITVICVNNHIYGMTGGQVSPTTPSGKRATTAPYGNVENSMDLCKLAMAAGATYVARWTTTHPIQLSNSIKKGLTKKGFSFIEVIAQCPTYYGRFNISRSAVEILKYIKEHSIHIRKAENLPEEELRDKIVVGEFLDIEKPEFAEGMINLIKEHRN
- a CDS encoding 2-oxoacid:ferredoxin oxidoreductase subunit gamma, with protein sequence MRKEVRISGFGGQGIVLAGVILGRSAALYDGKNAVQTQSYGPEARGGASKSEVVISEEEIDYPKVIKPDILVCMSQQAFDKYGRDIKDGGTVIVDRDLVTVPENFYNGNVKLYKIPFTDIAYKDIGLKIVANIVMLGALVRITGVVSKESMKKAILDSVPKGTEEKNLMAFERGYNYMG